The Asticcacaulis excentricus CB 48 genome includes a window with the following:
- the accC gene encoding acetyl-CoA carboxylase biotin carboxylase subunit translates to MFDKILIANRGEIALRVIRACKEMGIATVAVHSTADANAMHVHLADESVCIGPPAAAKSYLNIPSIIAAAEITGAQAIHPGYGFLSENARFAEIVGAHGMTFIGPQPDHIRLMGDKITAKQAAKDSGIPVVPGSDGGVATVEDAIEASKSIGFPLIIKAAAGGGGRGMKVAANADVLAEQVMSAQTEAAAAFGDGTVYMERYLQKPRHIEIQVIADSHGNVVHLGERDCSLQRRHQKVLEEAPSPVIDAAARDKIGMIVVEAIRKIGYLGVGTIEFLYEDGEFFFIEMNTRLQVEHPVTEFVTGVDLVREQIRIAAGLPLSFTQADIDLKGHAIEVRINAENARTFVPSPGTVTDFHTPGGLGVRMDSAVYNGYTIPPYYDSMIGKLIVYGRDRPEALARLKRALQETVVAGIDTTIPLFLDLLNEADIQKGDYNIHWLEKWIKAQEEAKVVS, encoded by the coding sequence CTGTTCGACAAGATCCTCATCGCCAACCGTGGCGAAATCGCCCTGCGCGTCATCCGCGCCTGTAAGGAGATGGGGATTGCCACCGTTGCGGTGCATTCGACCGCCGACGCCAACGCCATGCACGTGCACCTGGCGGACGAAAGCGTCTGCATCGGGCCGCCCGCTGCCGCCAAGTCGTATCTCAACATTCCGTCCATCATCGCGGCTGCCGAAATCACCGGCGCTCAGGCGATTCACCCCGGCTATGGTTTCCTGTCGGAAAACGCCCGTTTCGCCGAAATCGTCGGCGCGCACGGCATGACCTTCATCGGGCCTCAGCCGGACCACATCCGCCTGATGGGCGACAAGATCACCGCCAAGCAGGCCGCCAAGGACTCCGGCATCCCCGTCGTTCCGGGCTCTGACGGCGGCGTGGCCACGGTCGAAGACGCCATCGAAGCGTCGAAGTCCATCGGCTTCCCGCTGATCATCAAGGCCGCCGCCGGCGGCGGCGGTCGCGGCATGAAGGTCGCGGCCAATGCCGATGTGCTGGCCGAACAGGTGATGAGCGCCCAGACCGAAGCCGCTGCGGCCTTTGGTGACGGCACGGTCTATATGGAGCGCTACCTCCAGAAGCCGCGCCATATCGAGATTCAGGTGATCGCCGACAGCCACGGCAATGTCGTGCACCTCGGCGAACGCGACTGCTCGTTGCAACGCCGCCACCAGAAGGTGCTGGAAGAAGCCCCATCGCCCGTCATCGACGCAGCAGCGCGCGACAAGATCGGCATGATCGTCGTCGAAGCCATCCGCAAGATCGGCTATCTGGGCGTCGGCACCATCGAGTTCCTGTACGAGGATGGCGAGTTCTTCTTCATCGAGATGAACACCCGCCTTCAGGTCGAACACCCGGTCACCGAATTTGTCACCGGCGTCGATCTGGTCCGCGAACAGATCCGCATTGCGGCGGGCCTGCCTCTGTCCTTCACTCAGGCCGATATCGACCTGAAAGGCCACGCCATCGAAGTGCGGATCAACGCTGAAAACGCCCGCACCTTCGTGCCGTCACCCGGTACGGTCACCGACTTCCACACCCCCGGTGGCCTCGGTGTGCGCATGGATTCGGCGGTCTATAACGGCTACACCATCCCGCCCTATTACGACTCGATGATCGGCAAGCTGATCGTCTATGGGCGCGACCGTCCCGAAGCCCTGGCCCGCCTCAAACGCGCCCTTCAGGAAACTGTAGTGGCCGGTATCGACACCACGATTCCGCTGTTCCTCGACCTGCTGAACGAAGCCGACATCCAGAAAGGGGATTACAATATCCACTGGCTGGAAAAGTGGATCAAGGCGCAGGAAGAGGCGAAGGTCGTAAGCTGA
- a CDS encoding thiazole synthase yields MTEPTAALSPDTWTVAGRTFSSRLIVGTGKYKDYAQNAAAARASGAEIVTVAVRRVNLTDPNQPMLMDYVKQDEFTYLPNTAGCFTGEDAVRTLRLAREAGGWNLVKLEVLSDPKTLYPDMEETLRSLKLLVKDGFDVMVYCSDDPVYAKKLEEAGACAIMPLGAPIGSGLGIQNRVTLRIIIENARVPVLVDAGVGTASDAAVGMELGCDAILMNTAIAEAKDPIRMAVAMKHAVISGREAYLAGRMAKKLYADPSSPLAGLI; encoded by the coding sequence ATGACCGAACCGACCGCCGCCCTTTCACCTGATACCTGGACCGTTGCCGGGCGCACCTTTTCCTCGCGCCTGATCGTCGGCACAGGGAAATATAAAGACTATGCCCAGAACGCCGCGGCGGCGCGGGCGTCGGGCGCTGAGATCGTCACCGTAGCGGTGCGTCGTGTCAATCTGACCGATCCGAACCAGCCTATGCTGATGGACTATGTGAAACAGGACGAATTCACCTACCTGCCCAATACGGCGGGCTGTTTCACGGGTGAAGATGCGGTGCGGACGCTGCGTCTGGCGCGCGAAGCGGGCGGCTGGAACCTCGTTAAGCTGGAGGTCCTGTCTGACCCTAAGACGCTTTATCCCGATATGGAAGAAACGCTGCGCTCGCTGAAGCTGCTGGTCAAGGACGGTTTCGACGTCATGGTCTACTGCTCGGACGATCCGGTCTATGCCAAGAAGCTGGAAGAGGCCGGGGCGTGCGCCATCATGCCCCTGGGCGCGCCCATTGGTTCGGGTCTGGGCATCCAGAATCGTGTGACGCTGCGCATCATTATCGAGAACGCCAGGGTGCCGGTTCTGGTCGATGCCGGCGTGGGCACGGCATCGGACGCGGCCGTGGGCATGGAGTTGGGCTGCGACGCCATCCTGATGAACACCGCTATTGCCGAGGCCAAAGACCCGATCCGCATGGCTGTAGCCATGAAGCACGCCGTCATTTCGGGACGCGAAGCCTATCTGGCCGGGCGGATGGCAAAGAAGCTCTATGCCGATCCGTCCTCGCCGCTAGCGGGCCTGATATAG
- a CDS encoding Rne/Rng family ribonuclease, whose translation MSKTMLIDATHAEETRVVVLNGSKVEEFDFESHARKQLRGNIYLAKVTRVEPSLQAAFVEYGGNRHGFLAFNEIHPDYYQIPVADREKLMAELAAQAAANGHDDAEDEDHEDDGDDLPDEERRLRAHLIKRYKIQEVIKRRQILLVQVVKEERGNKGAALTTYLSLAGRYCVLMPNTARGGGISRKITNGADRKRLKAVAQSLDVPQGMGLIVRTAGAKRTKTEIKRDYDYLLRVWENIRETTLRSNAPALIYEEEDLVKRAIRDLFDKDFDHVQVEGVEGYKSAKDFMRMIMPSQAKKIQLYNGGMPLFARHGIDDILNRIYSPVVPLRSGGYLVINQTEALVAIDVNSGKSTKERNIEATALKTNLEAAEEAARQMRLRDLAGLVVIDFIDMDESKNNRAVEKKLKDALSEDRARIQMGKISGFGLMEISRQRRRTGFLEGTTVICPHCEGMGRVRSTDSSALAAMRAIDLEAMTNGAGAITIKLPQAVALYILNEKQVHLAKLRLEWGLKVNVEIDSDLNHAEFEIVRTVHADEVEFTPPPRPDPIIDLGPDPDYDEDEDEDVIAIDEEAIEREDTDDDEASDRAEAREDREDRRGRRRRRRRGRQDNEPRVEADTAEAEASDSEADSEDEDGDEDGDFRRNRRRRRGRRGGRRNGPDARPREAYAWVRARTPSLEEPYVWIDPFDESQGKRAPNPGETPDGFDVIEVATEANQTVVIETSAESASVLGAATQAPTSLVPEDLRDQPAPKGKRPPRKRRGKAEAEASETVETIAEPAVMETAPEPVTDAVPEAVTETAAEEVAKPARKSRSRKKKTDEPVAEVAAEPTLTVEPAVEPAPVEVMVEPVAEPAPEPVLESEPLGGSFAPTAPEPDPAEINTPPAKPKRGWWRK comes from the coding sequence ATGTCGAAAACCATGTTAATCGACGCGACGCACGCGGAAGAAACCCGCGTCGTCGTTCTGAACGGCTCAAAAGTTGAGGAATTCGATTTTGAAAGCCACGCCCGCAAGCAGTTGCGCGGCAATATCTATCTCGCCAAGGTCACCCGCGTAGAGCCCTCGCTTCAGGCGGCCTTCGTGGAATATGGCGGCAACCGCCACGGCTTTCTGGCCTTCAACGAAATCCACCCGGACTATTATCAGATCCCGGTCGCCGACCGCGAAAAACTGATGGCCGAGCTGGCGGCGCAGGCCGCCGCTAACGGCCACGACGATGCCGAGGACGAGGATCACGAAGACGACGGCGACGACCTGCCGGACGAGGAGCGCCGCCTGCGCGCCCACCTGATCAAGCGCTACAAGATTCAGGAAGTCATTAAGCGTCGTCAGATCCTGCTGGTGCAGGTCGTTAAGGAAGAGCGCGGCAACAAGGGCGCGGCGCTCACCACCTATCTGTCGCTGGCCGGGCGCTACTGCGTGCTGATGCCCAATACGGCGCGCGGCGGCGGCATCAGCCGCAAGATCACCAATGGGGCTGACCGCAAGCGGCTGAAGGCCGTGGCGCAGTCGCTGGACGTGCCGCAGGGCATGGGCCTGATCGTGCGCACGGCCGGGGCCAAGCGCACCAAGACCGAGATCAAGCGCGACTATGACTACCTGCTGCGCGTGTGGGAAAACATCCGCGAGACGACGCTGCGCTCCAACGCCCCGGCGCTGATCTATGAGGAAGAAGACCTCGTCAAGCGCGCCATCCGCGACCTCTTCGACAAGGATTTCGACCACGTGCAGGTCGAGGGCGTCGAAGGCTATAAGTCCGCCAAGGACTTCATGCGCATGATCATGCCGTCGCAGGCGAAGAAGATACAGCTTTATAATGGTGGGATGCCGCTGTTTGCGCGCCACGGCATAGATGACATCCTCAACCGCATCTATTCGCCGGTCGTGCCGCTGCGTTCGGGCGGCTATCTGGTCATCAACCAGACCGAAGCTCTGGTCGCCATCGACGTCAACTCCGGCAAATCGACCAAGGAACGTAATATCGAGGCGACGGCGCTCAAGACCAATCTTGAGGCTGCCGAAGAGGCCGCGCGTCAGATGCGTCTGCGCGATCTGGCCGGTCTGGTGGTCATCGACTTCATCGACATGGATGAGTCGAAGAACAATCGCGCCGTCGAAAAGAAGCTCAAGGACGCCCTCAGCGAAGACCGCGCCCGCATCCAGATGGGCAAGATTTCTGGCTTCGGCCTGATGGAAATCAGCCGTCAGCGCCGCCGCACCGGCTTCCTCGAAGGCACGACGGTTATCTGCCCGCACTGCGAAGGCATGGGCCGCGTCCGTTCGACCGATTCCTCGGCCCTGGCCGCCATGCGCGCCATCGACCTTGAGGCCATGACCAATGGCGCCGGCGCCATCACCATCAAGCTGCCGCAGGCCGTGGCCCTGTATATCCTTAATGAAAAGCAGGTGCATCTGGCCAAGCTGCGTCTCGAATGGGGCCTGAAGGTCAATGTCGAGATCGACTCCGACCTGAACCACGCCGAATTTGAGATCGTGCGCACCGTGCACGCCGATGAGGTGGAGTTCACGCCGCCGCCGCGTCCCGATCCGATCATCGACCTGGGTCCGGACCCGGACTATGATGAGGACGAGGACGAAGACGTCATCGCCATCGACGAAGAGGCTATCGAACGCGAAGACACGGACGATGATGAGGCCTCGGACCGCGCCGAAGCGCGTGAGGATCGCGAGGATCGTCGTGGCCGCCGCCGTCGCCGTCGCCGGGGCCGTCAGGACAACGAGCCGCGCGTCGAAGCCGACACAGCGGAGGCCGAGGCCAGCGACTCCGAGGCCGACAGCGAAGACGAGGATGGCGACGAAGATGGCGATTTCCGCCGCAACCGTCGCCGCCGTCGCGGCCGCCGCGGTGGTCGTCGCAACGGACCGGACGCCCGTCCGCGTGAGGCCTATGCCTGGGTGCGCGCCCGCACACCGTCGCTGGAAGAACCATATGTGTGGATCGACCCGTTCGACGAATCGCAAGGCAAGCGCGCCCCGAATCCGGGCGAAACGCCGGATGGTTTCGATGTGATCGAGGTCGCTACCGAGGCCAACCAGACCGTCGTCATCGAAACCAGTGCAGAGTCTGCATCGGTATTAGGGGCTGCCACTCAGGCCCCGACCTCGCTGGTGCCCGAAGACCTGCGCGATCAGCCGGCCCCCAAGGGCAAGCGTCCGCCGCGCAAGCGTCGTGGCAAGGCCGAAGCCGAAGCGAGCGAAACGGTCGAGACCATCGCTGAGCCTGCCGTGATGGAAACGGCTCCGGAGCCGGTCACTGATGCCGTGCCAGAAGCCGTTACCGAAACAGCAGCTGAAGAGGTTGCCAAACCCGCGCGCAAGTCCCGCTCGCGCAAGAAGAAGACCGACGAGCCGGTGGCCGAGGTCGCCGCAGAACCCACACTGACCGTCGAACCGGCGGTGGAACCTGCGCCGGTCGAAGTCATGGTGGAACCCGTGGCCGAACCCGCACCGGAACCCGTGCTGGAAAGCGAACCATTGGGCGGCAGCTTCGCCCCCACCGCGCCTGAGCCCGACCCGGCGGAAATCAACACCCCGCCCGCCAAGCCCAAGCGCGGCTGGTGGCGCAAATAA
- a CDS encoding thioredoxin domain-containing protein: protein MTDTPETPTPAPEIKTETAAPAPREPLLSKSNLALALATGAFVLALAPYVLPNIQGLIVRGGLMTRPEVLVDASTALREKQDAETRKSVETAIKANEGSIIAADDPVLGNPSAPITIIEFHDYLCGACRASHPSLLSFLKANPDVRVVVKEYPIIGKDNSRVLAALALAARDTGHYAAVHNALYSHELSSQADVDVALTAAGVNPAELHAKAQSPAIQAKIEETLQLGYKLGIAATPNFIVDGVLVNGGDIPQLQTLVTAARQKAK from the coding sequence GTGACCGATACCCCCGAAACGCCGACGCCTGCACCCGAAATCAAAACAGAGACGGCCGCCCCTGCCCCGCGTGAGCCCCTGCTCAGCAAGTCCAATCTGGCGCTGGCGCTGGCGACCGGGGCCTTTGTGCTGGCACTGGCGCCTTATGTTCTGCCCAATATTCAGGGCCTGATCGTGCGCGGCGGCCTGATGACGCGGCCCGAAGTGCTGGTCGATGCCTCGACGGCCCTGCGCGAAAAGCAGGATGCCGAAACGCGCAAGAGTGTCGAAACCGCCATCAAGGCCAATGAAGGCTCAATCATCGCCGCCGACGATCCCGTCCTTGGCAACCCCTCTGCCCCCATTACGATTATTGAGTTCCACGACTATCTGTGCGGGGCCTGCCGCGCCAGCCACCCCAGCCTGCTGAGCTTCCTCAAGGCCAATCCCGACGTGCGCGTGGTGGTCAAGGAATATCCGATCATCGGCAAGGACAATTCGCGTGTTCTGGCCGCCCTGGCCCTCGCCGCCCGCGACACCGGCCACTACGCCGCCGTGCACAACGCCCTCTACAGCCACGAACTCAGCTCTCAGGCCGATGTCGATGTCGCCCTGACCGCCGCCGGCGTCAACCCTGCCGAATTGCACGCCAAGGCCCAGTCGCCCGCCATTCAGGCCAAGATCGAGGAAACCCTGCAACTGGGTTACAAGCTGGGCATCGCAGCGACCCCCAACTTCATCGTTGATGGCGTACTGGTCAATGGCGGCGATATCCCGCAGCTTCAGACTCTGGTGACGGCGGCGCGTCAGAAGGCGAAATAA
- the aroQ gene encoding type II 3-dehydroquinate dehydratase, giving the protein MSKPIYVLNGPNLNLLGVREPEIYGYTRLSDIEARCTELAAARHVPVVFRQTNHEGELIDWVQEAREHASVLILNPAGYGHTSVALLDALKALSQPIIECHLSNPHAREPFRHHSYVSLAAKAVIAGMGAIGYELAIEAALRLIEK; this is encoded by the coding sequence ATGTCGAAACCCATATATGTCCTTAACGGCCCCAATCTCAACCTTCTGGGGGTGCGTGAGCCGGAAATTTATGGATATACACGTCTTTCGGACATCGAGGCCCGTTGTACCGAGCTGGCTGCGGCCCGTCATGTCCCCGTCGTCTTTCGCCAGACGAATCACGAAGGCGAACTGATCGACTGGGTGCAGGAGGCACGCGAACACGCTTCGGTCCTGATTCTCAACCCGGCGGGCTATGGCCATACCTCGGTCGCGTTGCTGGACGCGCTGAAGGCCCTCAGCCAGCCGATCATCGAATGCCATCTGTCGAACCCTCACGCCCGCGAACCGTTCCGCCATCACTCCTATGTGTCGCTGGCGGCCAAGGCGGTTATTGCCGGTATGGGGGCGATTGGCTATGAACTGGCTATCGAGGCGGCCCTACGCCTCATCGAAAAATAG
- the thiS gene encoding sulfur carrier protein ThiS gives MTKILLNGEETEVLAANVMALIGQIGIDPRKVAVERNLEIVPKSAYVATPIEAGDRFEIVHFVGGGD, from the coding sequence ATGACGAAAATTCTGTTGAATGGCGAAGAAACCGAGGTTTTGGCCGCCAATGTGATGGCCCTGATCGGGCAGATCGGTATCGATCCGCGCAAGGTGGCGGTGGAGCGCAATCTCGAAATCGTGCCCAAATCGGCCTATGTCGCCACGCCGATCGAAGCCGGGGACCGCTTTGAGATCGTCCACTTTGTCGGCGGCGGGGATTAA
- the aat gene encoding leucyl/phenylalanyl-tRNA--protein transferase, producing MQEFTLDDLVQCYRTGIFPMSDARDDETLFLVDPPLRGILPLEGVRVPSRLARTVRNTPFTVKIDTAFRQVIELCAESAADRESTWISHSIQELYEALFARGLAHSVEVWDGTRLVGGLYGVAINGAFFGESMVSRATDASKIALVHLVARLRAGGYRLLDCQFLTDHLRQFGVIEIPREDYKARLKDALSVEGDFYRLATAVTGKGVLQLTTQTS from the coding sequence TTGCAGGAATTCACCCTCGACGATCTGGTCCAATGCTACCGCACCGGCATTTTTCCGATGTCGGATGCGCGCGATGATGAGACCCTGTTTCTGGTCGATCCGCCGCTGCGGGGCATATTGCCGCTGGAAGGCGTGCGTGTGCCGTCGCGGCTGGCGCGCACCGTGCGCAACACCCCCTTCACGGTGAAGATCGACACGGCCTTCCGGCAGGTCATCGAATTGTGCGCCGAAAGCGCCGCCGACCGCGAAAGCACCTGGATTTCTCATTCGATTCAAGAGCTTTACGAGGCCCTCTTCGCGCGCGGTCTGGCCCACAGCGTTGAGGTATGGGACGGCACAAGGCTGGTGGGCGGGCTTTATGGCGTCGCCATCAACGGGGCGTTTTTCGGCGAAAGCATGGTGTCGCGCGCCACGGATGCCTCAAAAATCGCGCTGGTGCATCTGGTGGCGCGGCTGCGTGCCGGCGGCTATCGCCTGCTCGATTGTCAGTTTCTCACCGACCATCTGCGGCAGTTCGGCGTCATCGAAATTCCGCGTGAGGATTACAAGGCGCGCCTGAAAGACGCGCTGTCGGTCGAAGGCGACTTCTACCGGCTGGCGACCGCCGTGACCGGCAAGGGCGTCCTGCAACTGACCACCCAGACGTCATAG
- a CDS encoding AbrB/MazE/SpoVT family DNA-binding domain-containing protein yields the protein MQVSKWGNSLAVRLPAAVVEALELKDGDEIEIHVQDARQFAIARKPDRDALIARLRGFAGRLPADFKFDRDDVNGR from the coding sequence ATGCAGGTTTCCAAATGGGGCAACAGTCTGGCGGTGCGCCTGCCCGCCGCCGTGGTCGAAGCGCTGGAACTGAAGGACGGCGACGAAATCGAAATCCACGTGCAGGACGCGCGGCAATTCGCTATTGCGCGCAAGCCTGACCGGGACGCCCTGATCGCGCGCCTGCGCGGCTTTGCGGGTCGTCTGCCAGCCGATTTCAAATTTGACCGCGACGACGTAAATGGCCGCTGA
- the accB gene encoding acetyl-CoA carboxylase biotin carboxyl carrier protein, producing MSSQKPVDPIDPRLIRKLADILKETELTEIEVEQGELKIRVARTLTAAPVATYAAQVAAPAPVAAPAPAAAAPVAAPVAAEAPKAAKDALKSPMVGTVYLSPQPGAATFVKVGDKVKAGQTLLIIEAMKTMNPIPAPKDGTVSEILVSDAQPVEFGEGLVVID from the coding sequence ATGTCATCGCAAAAACCGGTTGACCCGATCGACCCCCGCCTCATTCGCAAGCTGGCGGACATCCTGAAGGAAACCGAGCTGACCGAAATCGAGGTCGAGCAGGGTGAACTGAAGATCCGCGTCGCGCGCACCCTCACCGCCGCGCCGGTGGCCACCTACGCCGCTCAGGTCGCGGCCCCCGCCCCTGTGGCAGCTCCTGCTCCCGCGGCTGCGGCTCCGGTCGCCGCCCCTGTGGCTGCCGAAGCCCCGAAAGCCGCCAAGGACGCGCTGAAATCGCCCATGGTCGGCACCGTCTATCTGTCGCCGCAGCCGGGTGCTGCTACCTTCGTTAAGGTCGGTGACAAGGTGAAGGCCGGTCAGACCCTGCTGATCATCGAAGCCATGAAGACCATGAACCCGATCCCCGCGCCCAAGGACGGCACGGTGTCGGAAATTCTCGTTTCCGACGCCCAGCCCGTCGAATTCGGCGAAGGCCTCGTGGTAATCGACTAA
- a CDS encoding DUF2155 domain-containing protein: protein MRKTGAMVRAVLLMAGVAAIALPLYAQNIPPDEEAPRRESNRDRRDARDNADYDPEPYYIDGVEYKPYDPTGNKRNAPQRAANTQTVNRPAAPVATQPQAVGTGTPAAVPPSATAQSSAGTPYVDSAGQVVGNAPVASSSASQSSAPVVVVPPEKRLRYSAAILTVLDKVTGEAIRFEAPVGKPKRYRGMVYTVKACETSAQDEAMSDTMTYLEVRTSPQPAANGTVPKPKDVFKGWTYASTPGVNGMEHPVYDVWVVSCRTPLPVTAVASR, encoded by the coding sequence ATGAGAAAGACCGGCGCGATGGTTCGGGCGGTGCTGCTGATGGCCGGCGTGGCCGCCATCGCCTTGCCGCTCTATGCCCAGAACATCCCGCCCGACGAAGAAGCCCCGCGCCGTGAGTCGAACCGTGACCGCCGCGATGCGCGCGACAATGCCGACTATGACCCGGAACCCTATTACATCGACGGCGTAGAGTATAAGCCCTACGACCCGACCGGGAATAAACGCAACGCGCCTCAGCGTGCGGCCAATACGCAAACCGTGAATCGCCCGGCGGCCCCGGTGGCCACCCAGCCGCAGGCCGTTGGGACAGGCACGCCCGCCGCCGTTCCGCCATCCGCCACCGCTCAGTCGTCGGCGGGTACGCCCTATGTCGATTCCGCCGGTCAGGTGGTGGGCAATGCGCCAGTGGCCAGCAGCAGCGCGTCTCAGTCATCAGCCCCTGTGGTCGTGGTGCCGCCCGAAAAGCGCCTGCGCTACAGTGCGGCCATCCTGACCGTGCTCGACAAGGTGACGGGTGAGGCGATCCGCTTTGAGGCCCCGGTCGGCAAGCCCAAGCGCTATCGCGGCATGGTCTATACGGTGAAGGCCTGTGAGACCTCGGCGCAGGACGAGGCGATGAGCGACACCATGACCTATCTTGAGGTGCGCACCTCGCCGCAGCCGGCGGCCAATGGTACGGTGCCCAAGCCCAAGGACGTGTTCAAGGGCTGGACCTACGCCTCGACGCCGGGCGTCAACGGCATGGAACACCCGGTCTATGACGTCTGGGTGGTCAGTTGCAGGACGCCCTTGCCGGTCACGGCGGTCGCCAGCCGGTAG
- a CDS encoding M48 family metalloprotease, whose translation MVWNGLKNRASGWLKPLAAASLMILAITGLAPKAQAQAVIRDTEIERFLHKETRGILTASGLNADQVQFLLIADQSINAFATSRQIIGLNTGMIGEAETPNELFGVIAHEAGHQAAGHTVRSDEIYQAAKAPMAISLGLGIIAILAGAGDAGVGLLGSSQTFGTLGALRYMQTQEASADIAGVKALERAGMSGRGLVEFFDKLRNYETFSNAERYQYFRTHPLSRDRVATLRRLVEQQSHKDAVDSPELIAEFSIVKAKLSGFLDHPQKVFMRYPESDRSYPARYAHVIAWYKQTEVKKALTELDQLLTEQPNNPYLWELKGQIYFETGQTALSIPAHRKSVELLPDAPLLLVNLGQALVAAGGDDNLREGIEKLNASLKYEPDNSFAWNLLAQGYDGLKMPGQARLASAEAEFYQGNIPQARTFAVWSQKNLPKDSIEYRRARDIVLTTSSLMGIDPVEEETRTRR comes from the coding sequence ATGGTGTGGAACGGCCTTAAAAACAGAGCGTCCGGCTGGCTGAAGCCTCTGGCGGCGGCCTCGCTGATGATACTGGCCATCACCGGACTGGCCCCCAAGGCGCAGGCGCAAGCCGTCATCCGCGACACCGAGATCGAGCGTTTTCTGCATAAGGAAACACGCGGCATTCTGACCGCTTCGGGCCTCAATGCCGATCAGGTACAGTTCCTGCTGATCGCCGATCAGTCGATCAACGCCTTTGCCACCTCGCGTCAGATTATCGGCCTCAATACCGGCATGATCGGCGAAGCCGAAACACCCAATGAGCTGTTCGGCGTTATCGCCCACGAAGCCGGTCACCAGGCGGCGGGTCATACTGTGCGCTCGGACGAAATCTATCAGGCGGCCAAGGCCCCGATGGCCATTTCGCTGGGGCTTGGGATTATTGCCATTCTGGCCGGGGCCGGAGATGCGGGCGTGGGCCTTCTGGGCTCATCGCAGACCTTCGGCACGCTGGGGGCGCTGCGCTACATGCAAACGCAGGAGGCCTCCGCCGACATCGCCGGCGTCAAGGCGCTGGAGCGCGCGGGCATGTCCGGCCGTGGTCTGGTCGAATTTTTCGATAAGCTGCGCAATTACGAGACCTTTTCCAACGCCGAGCGTTATCAGTATTTCCGCACTCACCCCCTGTCGCGCGACCGGGTCGCCACGCTCCGCCGTCTGGTCGAGCAACAGTCGCACAAGGATGCGGTGGACTCTCCGGAACTGATCGCCGAATTCAGCATCGTCAAGGCCAAGCTGTCGGGCTTCCTCGATCACCCGCAAAAGGTGTTCATGCGCTACCCCGAAAGCGACCGCTCTTACCCCGCCCGCTATGCCCACGTCATTGCGTGGTACAAGCAGACCGAGGTGAAGAAGGCCCTGACCGAGCTGGATCAGCTTCTGACCGAGCAGCCCAATAACCCCTATCTATGGGAGCTGAAGGGGCAAATCTATTTTGAGACGGGTCAAACCGCACTGTCCATCCCGGCGCACCGCAAATCGGTGGAACTGCTGCCCGACGCGCCACTTCTGCTGGTGAATCTGGGGCAGGCTCTGGTGGCCGCCGGCGGTGACGACAATCTGCGCGAAGGCATAGAGAAGCTGAATGCCTCGCTGAAATACGAACCTGACAACAGCTTTGCCTGGAACCTGCTGGCGCAGGGTTATGATGGTCTGAAAATGCCGGGTCAGGCGCGTCTGGCCTCGGCCGAAGCGGAGTTCTATCAGGGCAATATCCCGCAGGCCCGCACCTTCGCCGTGTGGTCGCAGAAAAACCTGCCCAAGGACTCCATCGAATACCGTCGTGCCCGCGACATCGTTCTGACCACCTCCTCGCTCATGGGTATCGACCCCGTGGAGGAAGAAACCCGTACCCGTCGTTAA
- a CDS encoding PIN domain-containing protein produces MAAERVFFDTNVLVYLLKDDRHKGECCADLIAGGGTISVQVLNELLNVIRRKTDLNWPDTLRFLETLEGLFEITDMTQETHRLGRRLAERYRLSVYDALIIAASILSGASVLYTEDMPDGAIIEGVRIVNPFTGRP; encoded by the coding sequence ATGGCCGCTGAGCGCGTCTTCTTCGACACCAATGTGCTGGTCTATTTGCTTAAGGACGACAGGCACAAGGGCGAGTGCTGCGCCGACCTCATCGCTGGCGGAGGTACGATCAGCGTGCAGGTGCTGAACGAACTGCTGAATGTCATCCGCCGCAAGACCGACCTGAACTGGCCTGACACCCTGCGCTTTCTGGAAACGCTGGAAGGGCTGTTCGAGATTACCGACATGACGCAGGAGACCCACCGACTGGGGCGGCGTCTGGCGGAACGCTATCGTCTGTCGGTCTATGATGCCCTGATTATTGCCGCCTCTATCCTCTCCGGGGCCAGCGTCCTTTATACTGAAGATATGCCAGACGGTGCCATCATCGAAGGCGTGCGCATCGTCAACCCATTCACGGGCAGGCCTTAA